The following are encoded together in the Anopheles nili chromosome 3, idAnoNiliSN_F5_01, whole genome shotgun sequence genome:
- the LOC128724053 gene encoding dual specificity protein phosphatase 18-like, with translation PIDGVSKLRKNLYLCGGSAASVEIMRQLVIILVINVATESELDDTPLPAKDTRYVRIPVKDNREENLERYFHEVADMIEEECKAMVKLLWILCLAYLMKYHRVSLKHAYNHIKDKPPQIRPNVSFVKQFIKFEQKLYEVLVASKGSSAEDSITLSPSNPIVSHSGSSKHWLTTNTLYLDKLDDGITTPSLRSVKKTLLEFLGVLILPTSARPACATDIECHILN, from the exons CCGATCGATGGAGTTTCGAAGCTCCGTAAAAACCTTTACCTCTGTGGTGGAAGCGCCGCATCGGTGGAAATAATGCGACAGTTGGTTATCATCTTGGTCATAAATGTTGCAACCGAGAGCGAGTTGGATGATACCCCATTGCCAGCGAAGGATACGCGCTATGTTAGAATCCCAGTGAAGGACAATCGTGAGGAAAACCTGGAACGCTACTTCCATGAAGTGGCCGACATGATCGAGGAGGAATGCAAGGCAATGGTGAAGTTGCTCTGGATACTGTGCCTGGCGTATCTCATGAAGTACCACCGGGTGAGTCTAAAGCACGCGTACAACCACATCAAGGACAAGCCGCCTCAGATCCGACCGAACGTGTCCTTCGTGAAACAATTTATAAAGTTCGAGCAGAAGCTGTACG AGGTGCTTGTAGCTTCCAAAGGCTCATCTGCTGAAGACTCGATCACACTTTCTCCTTCAAATCCAATCGTTTCGCATTCAGGCTCAAGCAAGCATTGGCTCACTACGAACACGTTGTACTTGGATAAGCTGGATGATGGCATAACAACGCCATCCTTGAGATCCGTCAAGAAGACACTGCTGGAGTTCCTAGGCGTTCTGATCCTCCCGACATCTGCTCGTCCCGCATGTGCGACCGATATTGAATGCCATATTTTGAATTAA
- the LOC128726171 gene encoding histone H2A.V-like, protein MGGKKDGQGKEKVKQKSKISRTARAGLQIAVGRTHTNLKNKVAKRLRVGATAAVYAASTLEYLIAEVLELAGNAMKDFKVKRITPRHLLLAIRGDDELDELIRAIIPGGGVVPHIHRLLQNKNGSN, encoded by the coding sequence atgggcggaaaaaaagatggccaagggaaagaaaaggtTAAGCAGAAATCCAAAATATCGCGCACCGCGCGTGCGGGACTCCAGATAGCAGTAGGAAGAACGCATACTAATCTGAAAAATAAAGTGGCAAAACGTCTACGTGTCGGCGCAACTGCCGCAGTTTACGCCGCATCCACCTTGGAGTATCTGATCGCCGAGGTTCTGGAGTTAGCTGGTAACGCCATGAAGGACTTCAAAGTGAAGCGCATCACTCCCAGACATCTCCTTCTGGCAATCCGCGGTGATGACGAATTGGACGAATTGATCAGAGCTATCATCCCTGGCGGTGGCGTTGTCCCACACATCCACCGATTGCTGCAGAACAAGAATGGTTCGAACTAA
- the LOC128724054 gene encoding glycoprotein-N-acetylgalactosamine 3-beta-galactosyltransferase 1-like, whose amino-acid sequence MQNTVSLTGPRNGNYPRTFITLLFGALLGFMFATITTSSNGRQPWIPDYSRQREPPSIVSDPHTGNDLREASGPEQDVGQHAAHEEVHAHENASLAHQLQRDVRILCWVMTNPSNHKKKALHVKRTWAGRCNKVLFMSSVEDPLIDSVALPVSEGRNNLWAKTKEAFKYIYQHHLDDADWFLKADDDTYVIVENLRYMLYSYSPSHPIYFGCRFKPYVKQGYMSGGAGYVLSKEAVKRFVEDAIPNPICRQDSDGAEDVEMGKCMEAVQVLAGDSRDSLGRGRFFPFVPEHHLIPNHVDKDFWYLQYVYYKPDEGLDCCSDNAISFHYVSPNQMYVLDYLIYHLRPYGIVGHSQPLPKKLNLGDVVRVDDLNITTKITFQQNVTDTENNVK is encoded by the exons ATGCAGAATACCGTCTCACTGACAG GTCCACGCAATGGTAACTATCCACGAACGTTCATCACATTGCTGTTCGGAGCCCTCCTAGGCTTCATGTTTGCCACGATCACCACCTCCTCGAACGGACGACAACCGTGGATTCCTGATTACTCTCGTCAACGTGAACCACCATCGATCGTGAGTGATCCACACACGGGAAATGATCTGCGAGAAGCCTCCGGACCGGAACAGGACGTTGGTCAACATGCGGCTCATGAGGAAGTGCATGCTCACGAGAACGCATCGCTCGCACATCAACTTCAGCGGGACGTGCGTATTCTGTGCTGGGTGATGACCAATCCGAGCAATCACAAGAAGAAGGCATTACATGTGAAACGAACGTGGGCTGGCCGCTGCAACAAAGTACTTTTTATGAGCTCTGTCGAAG ATCCGCTGATAGACTCGGTTGCGTTGCCGGTAAGCGAGGGTCGTAACAATTTGTGGGCTAAGACGAAAGAGGCGTTCAAGTACATTTATCAGCATCACTTGGATGACGCCGATTGGTTCCTTAAGGCCGACGACGACAc ATACGTGATCGTGGAGAATCTCCGTTACATGTTGTACTCTTATTCACCGAGTCATCCCATTTACTTCGGATGCCGGTTTAAACCCTATGTAAAGCAAGGCTACATGTCTGGCGGTGCCGGATACGTGCTCAGCAAGGAAGCGGTGAAACGTTTTGTGGAGGATGCAATACCGAATCCGATATGTCGTCAGGACAGCGATGGTGCCGAGGATGTGGAAATGGGAAAGTGTATGGAAGCGGTCCAAGTATTGGCTGGCGATTCGAGGGATTCACTTGGACGCGGTAGATTTTTCCCGTTTGTGCCAGAGCACCATCTCATACCGAATCATGTGGATAAGGACTTTTGGTACCTTCAGTATGTTTATTACAAACCAGACGAG GGGCTGGACTGTTGCTCGGACAATGCTATCTCGTTCCACTACGTGTCGCCCAATCAAATGTACGTGCTTGATTACCTGATCTATCATCTGCGACCATACGGCATAGTTGGTCACTCGCAACCCCTACCAAAGAAGCTCAATCTGGGCGATGTTGTGCGGGTCGATGATCTAAACATCACCACCAAAATAACCTTCCAGCAGAATGTTACGGACACGGAGAACAATGTTAAATAA